In Synechococcus sp. UW69, the following are encoded in one genomic region:
- a CDS encoding NAD(P)/FAD-dependent oxidoreductase, translating to MASNHYFLELEPPAERLRHAPHVVIVGGGFAGVHACKALANADVRITLIDKRNFNLFQPLLYQVATGLVSRSDVATPLRELVGKQENVQVLLGEVTTVNPKGKQIVFNGKAYSYDHLILATGSGSTYFGHEDWRTFAPPMKILEHAEEIRRRLLMAMEQAEQTPNPKARQFLQTVVIVGAGPSGCEMAGAVSELMRWALNDAFKQLDPQKTRIVLVDPGDRVLKAMPAELSERALKALEADGIEYMPESRVQTMRPGEVVIGGPNGDVRVQAATVIWTAGVKASHLGQKLTNATGCEVDRGGRVVVNPDFSIPSHPEIRIAGDLCSYSHTVNGKPLPGMAAPAKQAGTFIGKDIAAIVAGHARPTFRYVDFGSMAVVHGSAVADLQGFKFSGRLGLLLWAIVHLALIPNRENRITLSIKWLYALATRQRASVLLTGMPSQHLALDAEDAHFPMASGTGPSIAEPDAALKAAMDYYAHQLTGLPQTQELLDTKEASVADSEAAIK from the coding sequence ATGGCAAGCAACCATTACTTCCTGGAGCTTGAACCACCTGCCGAGCGCTTGCGTCATGCCCCGCATGTGGTCATCGTCGGCGGCGGCTTTGCCGGGGTGCATGCCTGCAAGGCCCTGGCCAATGCCGATGTGCGCATCACCTTGATTGACAAGCGCAACTTCAACCTATTCCAGCCGCTGCTTTATCAGGTGGCCACCGGATTGGTCTCAAGGAGTGATGTGGCCACGCCTCTGCGCGAACTGGTGGGCAAACAAGAGAACGTGCAGGTGTTGCTGGGGGAGGTCACCACGGTGAACCCGAAGGGCAAACAGATTGTGTTCAACGGCAAGGCCTACAGCTATGACCATCTGATCCTGGCCACAGGATCGGGCAGCACCTATTTCGGCCACGAAGACTGGCGCACATTTGCGCCCCCGATGAAAATCCTCGAGCACGCTGAGGAGATACGCCGCCGTCTGCTGATGGCGATGGAGCAGGCAGAACAGACACCGAATCCCAAGGCTCGTCAGTTCCTGCAAACGGTGGTGATCGTTGGAGCTGGGCCCAGTGGCTGCGAAATGGCTGGTGCCGTTTCAGAGCTGATGCGGTGGGCCTTGAACGATGCTTTCAAGCAGCTGGATCCCCAGAAAACGCGGATCGTGTTGGTGGATCCCGGCGACAGGGTGCTTAAAGCGATGCCGGCTGAGCTCTCCGAGAGGGCCCTGAAAGCCTTGGAGGCAGATGGCATCGAATACATGCCGGAGAGCCGCGTCCAAACCATGCGGCCCGGAGAGGTTGTGATCGGTGGACCCAATGGAGACGTTCGGGTCCAAGCTGCAACGGTGATCTGGACCGCTGGCGTAAAGGCATCGCATCTGGGGCAGAAGCTGACGAATGCAACCGGTTGCGAGGTCGATCGCGGTGGACGGGTCGTGGTCAACCCCGACTTCTCGATCCCGAGCCACCCTGAGATCCGGATCGCAGGAGATCTCTGCAGCTACAGCCACACCGTGAATGGCAAGCCGCTTCCGGGAATGGCGGCTCCCGCAAAACAGGCCGGCACGTTCATCGGCAAGGACATTGCCGCGATCGTGGCAGGACACGCCCGCCCCACGTTTCGCTACGTCGATTTCGGCAGCATGGCTGTGGTTCATGGCAGTGCCGTTGCCGACCTGCAGGGCTTCAAATTTTCAGGAAGGCTGGGCCTGCTGCTGTGGGCCATCGTTCACCTGGCCTTGATACCGAACAGAGAGAACCGAATCACCTTGAGCATCAAATGGCTGTATGCACTGGCGACCCGGCAACGTGCCTCCGTTCTGCTCACAGGCATGCCCAGCCAGCATCTGGCCCTTGATGCAGAAGATGCTCATTTCCCGATGGCCAGCGGAACGGGCCCGTCAATCGCCGAACC
- a CDS encoding DUF565 domain-containing protein, protein MGITGFNPASSPEINAVRRLQSTRLQTNVGTAIQRLDRWSRNPWRRLSLLALAGLIGFLIGSALTSVAGALGQMDPVAALLVVLGAELTIRRRRSSKPSLKLPQQLLDLGRIGFLYGLFLEGFKLI, encoded by the coding sequence ATGGGGATCACTGGATTCAACCCTGCCTCTTCCCCCGAAATCAATGCCGTGCGACGGCTCCAATCCACCCGATTGCAAACCAACGTTGGTACAGCAATCCAGAGACTGGATCGCTGGTCACGCAATCCCTGGCGGAGATTGTCTTTATTGGCCCTTGCAGGCCTGATCGGATTTCTGATCGGTAGCGCGCTCACCTCCGTCGCCGGTGCTCTCGGTCAAATGGACCCAGTGGCTGCACTTCTTGTGGTGCTGGGCGCTGAACTCACGATTCGACGACGACGCAGTTCAAAGCCCTCGCTGAAACTGCCGCAGCAACTGCTGGATCTCGGTCGCATTGGCTTTCTCTACGGTCTTTTTCTCGAAGGGTTCAAGCTGATCTGA
- a CDS encoding DUF2555 domain-containing protein yields the protein MLTQERLDAFDETSTAELARRLEEDDYPSPFDSLSDWHLLRALAIHRPELILPYHHLVDQEPFDED from the coding sequence ATGCTCACGCAGGAACGGCTGGATGCTTTTGACGAGACGTCGACGGCAGAACTTGCCCGTCGCCTCGAAGAGGACGACTATCCCTCGCCATTCGACAGCTTGTCTGACTGGCACCTTCTTCGTGCGCTGGCCATCCACCGCCCCGAACTGATCCTGCCTTACCACCACCTGGTGGACCAGGAACCCTTCGATGAGGACTGA
- the coaBC gene encoding bifunctional phosphopantothenoylcysteine decarboxylase/phosphopantothenate--cysteine ligase CoaBC, which yields MRTDKASSLYGRRVLVAVSGSIAAVKTPLLVSALVKAGAEVRCLVTPGGAALVSPVALASLSRHRCYLEADQWHPTAPRPLHIELAEWAELTIVAPLSASSMARWSQGSADGLLASVLLATEGPVIAAPAMNTAMWRHPAVQRNWLQIQEFPKVIPLLPVSGLLACDRVGDGRMADPTLIQLAAESVFSRGPDAPVATRDWSGISLLVSAGPTQETIDAARFLSNRSSGRMGVLLAQAARFRGATVQLVHGPLDLPDAWLEGLQCTPVESAAELSSELQLALPTSDVLVMAAAVADLRREAASEEKMPKKQLQDVLSSGWTEVPDLLSNLTRQRRPGQLVLGFSALTGDDTHLLEKAESKRLEKGCDLMMVNPVDRDGQGFGNQPNGGWLLGEGWNRNLPVTTKLTLSHQLLDALLKLRDQAAALVES from the coding sequence ATGAGGACTGACAAGGCGTCTTCGCTCTACGGGCGGCGTGTGCTGGTGGCCGTCAGCGGCAGTATTGCTGCGGTGAAAACGCCGTTGTTGGTGAGTGCCCTGGTCAAGGCTGGCGCAGAAGTTCGCTGCCTTGTCACCCCGGGTGGTGCTGCGTTGGTGAGCCCCGTTGCTCTGGCAAGCCTGAGCCGCCATCGCTGTTACCTCGAAGCGGACCAGTGGCACCCAACGGCGCCCCGGCCGCTTCATATCGAATTGGCCGAATGGGCGGAGTTGACCATCGTCGCGCCCTTGAGTGCAAGCAGCATGGCGCGCTGGAGCCAGGGTTCAGCGGATGGACTGCTCGCCAGCGTCTTGTTGGCAACGGAAGGTCCTGTTATCGCGGCCCCCGCAATGAACACCGCCATGTGGCGCCATCCTGCGGTGCAACGGAACTGGCTGCAGATCCAAGAGTTCCCCAAGGTGATCCCTCTGCTGCCGGTGTCCGGTCTCCTGGCCTGCGATCGCGTCGGTGATGGGCGAATGGCCGACCCGACCTTGATTCAGTTGGCGGCGGAATCTGTCTTCAGCCGAGGCCCTGATGCCCCTGTCGCTACCCGTGATTGGTCGGGGATTTCTCTTCTGGTCTCGGCTGGACCAACTCAGGAGACCATTGATGCGGCCCGTTTTTTGAGCAACCGCAGCAGCGGTCGAATGGGAGTGCTCCTGGCGCAAGCTGCACGGTTCAGAGGGGCAACCGTGCAGTTGGTGCATGGTCCGTTGGATCTCCCCGATGCCTGGCTTGAGGGGTTGCAATGCACGCCGGTCGAGAGTGCGGCTGAGCTCAGCTCAGAACTGCAACTGGCATTACCGACGTCTGATGTGCTTGTGATGGCTGCCGCTGTCGCTGACCTTCGGCGGGAAGCTGCCTCTGAGGAAAAAATGCCCAAAAAGCAGCTTCAGGATGTTTTGTCGTCCGGTTGGACCGAAGTGCCTGATTTGCTGTCAAATCTGACCCGTCAACGCCGCCCTGGACAGTTAGTTCTCGGATTCTCAGCGCTAACTGGTGATGACACGCATCTGTTGGAGAAGGCTGAGAGCAAGCGCCTGGAGAAGGGCTGTGATCTGATGATGGTGAATCCCGTAGACCGTGATGGTCAGGGTTTTGGTAACCAACCGAATGGAGGTTGGTTGTTGGGGGAAGGTTGGAACCGGAACCTGCCTGTGACGACAAAGCTGACGCTTTCCCACCAGCTGTTGGATGCCTTGCTCAAACTTCGAGATCAGGCCGCGGCGTTGGTGGAGTCCTGA
- a CDS encoding photosystem II manganese-stabilizing polypeptide, which yields MRIRPLLAVVLALCLAFFTTACSGDSQAVQRGASNVTYDDIHNTGKANDCPTIGDSARGSIPLTAGGSYELREICMHPVQVYAKEEPKNIRQQAEFVEGKILTRYTSSLDSVFGDLTVTKEGLQFQEKGGIDFQPITVLVPGGEEFPFTFSSKSLNATAEGAALTTSTDFEGTYRTPSYRTSNFIDPKGRALTTGVQYAQGLVALGGDDEKLEKDNNKRYIDGVGTMSLSITQVDPETGEFAGVFSAIQPSDSDMGGREVVDIKITGELYGRLEEA from the coding sequence ATGCGCATTCGTCCTCTGCTGGCCGTCGTGCTGGCGCTCTGCCTCGCGTTTTTCACCACGGCCTGTAGCGGCGACAGTCAAGCTGTTCAGCGTGGTGCCTCCAATGTCACCTACGACGACATCCACAACACCGGCAAAGCCAACGATTGCCCCACCATTGGGGACTCAGCTCGTGGCTCGATTCCTTTGACTGCTGGTGGGAGCTACGAGCTTCGCGAGATCTGTATGCATCCTGTTCAGGTCTACGCAAAGGAAGAGCCCAAGAACATTCGTCAGCAGGCTGAATTCGTCGAGGGCAAAATCCTGACCCGCTACACGTCCAGTCTCGACTCTGTTTTCGGAGATCTCACCGTCACAAAGGAAGGGCTCCAATTCCAGGAGAAGGGCGGTATCGACTTTCAGCCGATCACTGTTCTGGTGCCCGGTGGTGAGGAGTTCCCCTTCACCTTCTCCAGTAAGTCTCTCAACGCGACTGCTGAAGGTGCTGCTCTGACCACCAGCACAGACTTCGAGGGCACCTATCGCACGCCGAGCTACCGCACCAGCAATTTCATCGATCCCAAGGGTCGTGCTCTCACCACCGGTGTTCAGTACGCCCAGGGACTTGTAGCCCTTGGTGGCGATGACGAGAAACTCGAGAAGGACAACAACAAGCGTTATATCGATGGCGTTGGAACAATGAGCCTCTCCATCACCCAGGTTGATCCTGAAACAGGTGAATTTGCAGGCGTCTTCAGCGCCATCCAGCCCTCCGACTCCGATATGGGTGGTCGTGAAGTGGTCGATATCAAAATCACCGGCGAGCTGTATGGCCGCCTTGAAGAGGCCTGA
- the sat gene encoding sulfate adenylyltransferase, with protein MTASASAPAQRSGVIAPYGGTLVDLMVADADCAAVKASATKTIECSDRNACDVELLCVGGFSPLRGFMHQEDYNSVVNGHRLAAGQLFGLPIVMDTDRDDVAVGDTLLLTYKGQDLAVLEVEDKWEPDKVAEAKGCYGTTSIEHPAVRMITMERKRFYLGGSLKGLALPERVFPCKTPAEVRAGLPEGEDVVAFQCRNPIHRAHYELFTRALHAQNVSDNAVVLVHPTCGPTQQDDIPGAVRFQTYERLAAEVNNDSIRWAYLPYAMHMAGPREALQHMIIRRNYGCTHFIIGRDMAGCKSSLTGDDFYGPYDAQNFAKECAPELTMETVPSLNLVYTQEEGYVTAEHAEARGLHVKKLSGTQFRKMLRGGEEIPEWFAFKSVVEVLRAS; from the coding sequence ATGACCGCCAGTGCTTCCGCTCCCGCCCAGCGATCCGGTGTGATCGCTCCCTACGGCGGAACTCTGGTTGATCTGATGGTGGCTGATGCGGATTGTGCCGCCGTGAAAGCCTCCGCAACCAAAACGATCGAGTGCTCCGATCGCAACGCTTGCGATGTTGAGCTGCTCTGCGTTGGTGGTTTCTCACCCTTGCGTGGGTTCATGCACCAGGAGGACTACAACTCAGTCGTCAATGGTCATCGTCTTGCTGCAGGTCAGCTGTTCGGCCTGCCGATCGTCATGGACACCGATCGCGATGACGTCGCGGTCGGTGACACATTGCTTCTGACCTACAAGGGCCAGGATCTGGCTGTTCTCGAGGTGGAGGACAAGTGGGAGCCCGACAAAGTGGCCGAAGCCAAGGGTTGCTACGGCACCACCTCCATTGAGCATCCTGCGGTGCGGATGATCACCATGGAGCGCAAGCGCTTCTATCTGGGTGGAAGCCTCAAGGGTCTCGCTCTCCCCGAGCGGGTGTTCCCCTGCAAGACCCCGGCAGAGGTGCGGGCAGGGCTGCCTGAAGGTGAAGACGTGGTGGCGTTCCAGTGCCGTAACCCCATTCACCGCGCTCACTACGAATTGTTCACCCGTGCTTTGCACGCACAGAACGTCAGCGACAACGCTGTGGTGCTGGTCCATCCGACCTGTGGCCCCACGCAGCAGGACGACATCCCCGGTGCCGTTCGCTTCCAGACCTATGAGCGTCTTGCCGCTGAAGTCAACAACGACAGCATTCGCTGGGCCTATCTGCCCTACGCGATGCATATGGCAGGCCCGCGTGAAGCCCTTCAGCACATGATCATCCGCCGTAACTACGGATGCACTCACTTCATCATTGGCCGCGATATGGCGGGCTGCAAATCGTCTCTGACCGGTGACGACTTCTACGGCCCCTACGACGCTCAGAACTTCGCCAAGGAGTGTGCGCCCGAGCTCACGATGGAAACGGTTCCTTCGCTGAACCTCGTCTACACCCAGGAAGAGGGTTATGTGACGGCGGAGCACGCCGAAGCCCGTGGGCTGCACGTGAAGAAGCTCAGTGGCACCCAGTTCCGCAAGATGCTGCGCGGCGGGGAGGAAATTCCCGAATGGTTCGCCTTCAAGAGCGTGGTTGAGGTGCTCCGCGCTTCCTGA
- the ftsH gene encoding ATP-dependent zinc metalloprotease FtsH, translated as MNKRWRNIGLGALLVLAIVVIAPAFIGGGGGSQPQVNTMRYSEFVEAVKDDQISRVLIAPDQGTAQVVENDGRRAQVNLAPDRELLGLLTEHSVDIAVQPSRQTPGWQQAAGSLIFPILLLGGLFFLFRRAQGGGGGNPAMQFGKSKARVQMEPSTQVTFTDVAGIEGAKLELTEVVDFLKNPDRFTAVGAKIPKGVLLVGPPGTGKTLLAKAVAGEAGVPFFSISGSEFVEMFVGVGASRVRDLFEQAKKNAPCIVFIDEIDAVGRQRGAGLGGGNDEREQTLNQLLTEMDGFEGNTGIIIVAATNRPDVLDAALMRPGRFDRQVTVDRPDYSGRLQILGVHARGKTLAKDVDLDKVARRTPGYTGADLANLLNEAAILAARRELTEVSNDEISDAIERVMAGPEKKDRVMSERRARLVAYHEAGHALVGALMPDYDPVQKISIIPRGNAGGLTFFTPSEERMESGLYSRAYLQNQMAVALGGRVAEEIVYGEDEVTTGASNDLQQVASTARQMITRFGMSDELGPVALGRAQGGMFLGRDIAAERDFSEETAAMIDKEVSELVDVAYKRATKVLVDNRVVLDELAEMLVEQETVDAEELQELLIKRDVRIAEYV; from the coding sequence GTGAACAAGCGTTGGCGAAATATCGGTCTCGGGGCCCTTCTGGTCTTGGCGATCGTTGTGATTGCACCAGCGTTCATTGGTGGTGGTGGTGGCAGCCAGCCCCAGGTGAACACCATGCGCTACAGCGAGTTCGTTGAGGCGGTGAAGGATGACCAGATCAGCCGTGTGCTGATTGCGCCCGATCAGGGCACGGCTCAGGTGGTCGAAAACGACGGCCGCCGTGCCCAGGTCAATCTGGCTCCCGATCGTGAGCTGCTCGGCTTGCTGACCGAACACAGCGTTGATATCGCTGTTCAACCCTCTCGCCAGACACCTGGTTGGCAGCAGGCAGCTGGAAGCTTGATCTTCCCGATCCTTTTGCTTGGCGGTCTGTTCTTTCTCTTCCGTCGCGCCCAAGGCGGTGGCGGAGGTAATCCCGCCATGCAGTTCGGCAAAAGCAAGGCAAGGGTCCAGATGGAACCCTCCACCCAGGTGACCTTCACCGATGTTGCCGGTATTGAAGGCGCGAAGCTTGAACTCACTGAGGTCGTCGATTTCCTCAAGAACCCCGATCGTTTCACAGCTGTCGGCGCCAAGATTCCAAAGGGTGTCTTGCTTGTGGGTCCTCCGGGAACCGGCAAGACCCTGCTCGCCAAGGCCGTGGCTGGTGAAGCAGGTGTTCCCTTCTTCTCCATCTCTGGCTCAGAGTTCGTCGAAATGTTTGTCGGCGTTGGTGCTAGCCGCGTTCGCGATCTCTTCGAGCAAGCGAAGAAAAACGCCCCTTGCATCGTCTTCATCGACGAGATCGATGCTGTCGGTCGCCAGCGTGGCGCAGGCCTAGGTGGTGGCAACGACGAACGCGAGCAGACGTTGAACCAGCTCCTCACGGAGATGGATGGCTTCGAGGGCAACACCGGCATCATCATCGTGGCGGCCACCAACCGCCCCGATGTGCTGGATGCAGCTTTGATGCGCCCCGGTCGTTTTGATCGTCAGGTCACTGTTGATCGCCCCGACTATTCCGGACGCCTACAAATTCTTGGTGTCCACGCCCGTGGCAAAACGTTGGCCAAGGATGTCGATCTCGACAAGGTTGCTCGTCGGACACCCGGCTACACCGGTGCTGATCTGGCCAATCTCCTCAACGAAGCCGCCATCCTCGCGGCCCGTCGTGAACTCACGGAAGTGAGCAACGACGAGATCAGCGATGCCATTGAACGGGTCATGGCTGGTCCGGAGAAAAAGGATCGCGTGATGAGCGAACGTCGTGCCCGTCTGGTCGCCTATCACGAGGCAGGTCATGCTCTCGTGGGTGCCCTGATGCCTGACTACGACCCTGTCCAGAAGATCTCCATCATTCCCCGTGGCAATGCTGGTGGTTTGACGTTCTTCACCCCCAGTGAGGAGCGAATGGAGTCGGGTCTGTATTCGAGGGCTTACCTCCAGAACCAGATGGCTGTTGCCCTCGGTGGTCGGGTCGCTGAAGAAATCGTCTACGGCGAAGACGAGGTCACCACGGGTGCCTCCAACGACCTTCAGCAGGTCGCTTCGACGGCACGTCAGATGATCACCCGCTTTGGCATGAGCGACGAGTTGGGGCCAGTGGCACTGGGCCGTGCTCAGGGCGGCATGTTCCTCGGCCGCGATATTGCGGCCGAGCGCGATTTCTCTGAGGAAACCGCCGCGATGATCGATAAGGAGGTCTCTGAGCTGGTGGACGTGGCCTACAAGCGCGCCACCAAGGTTCTCGTCGACAACCGCGTCGTTCTCGATGAATTGGCGGAGATGCTTGTTGAGCAGGAGACTGTTGACGCTGAAGAGCTTCAGGAGCTTCTGATCAAACGTGACGTCCGGATCGCCGAATACGTCTGA
- a CDS encoding bifunctional 4-hydroxy-2-oxoglutarate aldolase/2-dehydro-3-deoxy-phosphogluconate aldolase, translated as MTSGSPNTSDFDSSSNPWLVRQELFVASLQHQPLLLVVRPEPDDLRPSSSGSSLLDQVLQLHAAGLRHLEVAWLDQPGWGEFMQRVQDQCPGLNLGAASVTSPQALNDLSCLNLSYAMAPCWSPELVEQAREVGVLLVPGVFSPTEVHQALRFGCRVVKLFPAANLGPGYWGRLHAPLGPLPFVIAAGGLDVGDIPVWLEAGHGAVALGRKVVGSPPAFQALLDWLRQSTTQP; from the coding sequence GTGACGTCCGGATCGCCGAATACGTCTGATTTCGATTCATCATCCAACCCTTGGCTGGTGCGGCAGGAGCTCTTCGTGGCATCCCTGCAGCACCAGCCTCTTTTGTTGGTGGTACGACCCGAGCCCGACGACCTGAGGCCTTCATCATCCGGTTCTTCTCTGTTGGACCAAGTGCTGCAGCTTCACGCTGCAGGTCTTCGCCATCTCGAGGTGGCCTGGCTTGACCAGCCGGGTTGGGGCGAGTTCATGCAACGGGTTCAGGATCAATGTCCCGGTTTGAATCTGGGAGCGGCTTCGGTGACCTCTCCTCAGGCGCTCAATGATCTGTCATGCCTGAACCTCAGCTATGCCATGGCTCCTTGCTGGTCTCCAGAGCTAGTGGAGCAAGCCAGGGAGGTTGGAGTCTTGTTGGTGCCTGGCGTCTTTAGCCCTACGGAAGTGCATCAGGCCCTGCGCTTCGGATGTCGTGTCGTCAAGCTGTTTCCCGCAGCCAACCTTGGGCCCGGGTACTGGGGGCGATTGCATGCGCCTCTCGGCCCCTTGCCCTTCGTGATCGCTGCGGGTGGCCTTGATGTGGGTGATATTCCTGTTTGGCTTGAGGCTGGTCATGGTGCCGTGGCCCTGGGGCGCAAGGTTGTGGGCTCGCCGCCTGCTTTTCAAGCACTTCTCGACTGGTTGCGCCAATCGACAACTCAGCCTTGA